One genomic segment of Belonocnema kinseyi isolate 2016_QV_RU_SX_M_011 chromosome 2, B_treatae_v1, whole genome shotgun sequence includes these proteins:
- the LOC117167461 gene encoding D-beta-hydroxybutyrate dehydrogenase, mitochondrial, with protein MDVETGAVVALQILAICSIVAALLAYLMRQSRNTDEEFDMRNKRHVLVTSCDTCIGLQIALALSEAGYKVFAGLLEPEGNSHAIKILRAVQTQKEKEQDPSSMEGAMGLDVRAPGQIVPLELDPTREDSLHSCLDAVRSKLPAGEDGLWAVVHTGGLALPGIIEKQESSAWESMLRHNLVAPLRTARVFIPLLRAKKGRIILLGDSGSSYGTKAGTGLVAFSASRKAVEGAAEALRAELLSSEIDVVLLKPPAVNPIALYSTPVLKTSENSSSTAHVAGVWTAPLTTYSVTNSLASALISPNPKNVYDIAMKPRTFCR; from the exons ATGGATGTCGAGACTGGAGCCGTTGTGGCTCTACAAATTTTGGCAATTTGTTCCATTGTTGCAGCTCTACTTGCTTATTTGATGCGACAATCACGAAACACAGATGAAGAGTTCGATATGCGTAACAAAAGACATGTCCTGGTGACCAGCTGTGACACCTGTATAGGCTTGCAAATTGCACTTGCTCTTTCTGAGGCAGGGTATAAG GTATTTGCCGGCTTGTTAGAGCCCGAAGGAAATTCTCATGCAATCAAAATCTTAAGAGCTGTGCAGACGCAAAAAGAAAAGGAGCAGGACCCTTCAAGCATGGAGGGTGCTATGGGATTAGACGTACGTGCTCCAGGACAAATCGTTCCACTAGAACTGGATCCGACACGAGAGGACAGTTTACACTCCTGTTTGGATGCAGTTAGGTCGAAACTTCCGGCTGGTGAAGACG gccTTTGGGCAGTGGTACATACTGGAGGATTGGCACTGCCAGGAATTATAGAAAAGCAAGAAAGCTCTGCGTGGGAGTCCATGCTACGACACAACCTCGTGGCACCCTTACGCACAGCTAGAGTATTTATACCTTTATTGCGGGCAAAGAAAG gtCGCATTATTCTTTTGGGCGATTCTGGATCCAGTTATGGAACCAAAGCTGGGACAGGATTGGTAGCTTTCAGTGCTTCAAGAAAAGCAGTTGAAGGTGCAGCAGAAGCTTTAAGGGCAGAACTTCTTTCTTCCGAGATCGACGTTGTGCTTCTAAAACCACCAGCAGTGAATCCCATCGCTTTGTATTCAACACCCGTCCTTAAAAC CTCAGAGAACTCGTCGAGTACTGCACACGTGGCGGGTGTATGGACGGCTCCACTGACAACCTATTCAGTGACGAATTCCTTGGCCTCAGCTCTTATTTCGCCAAATCCAAAAAATGTCTACGACATAGCCATGAAGCCCCGCACCTTCTGTCGGTAA